The following coding sequences lie in one Terriglobia bacterium genomic window:
- a CDS encoding proline--tRNA ligase, which translates to MYRWSQLFIPTLREAPAEAEVASHKYLLRSGYVRQLAAGIYSYLFLGQRAMLKITQIVREEMDKIGQEFYLPALHPADIWQESGRWQVMGDNMFRLKDRKGADLCLGMTEEEVMTSIARRELRSYKQLPQIWYQIQSKFRDEPRPKSGLLRVRQFTMKDSYSFDLDPAGLDLSYQKHYDAYCRIFDRCGLQYVVVEAHSGAMGGSQSHEFMVYTDAGEDFVVSCPNCRYAANLEKATSRLDVVEDYPDVGDGKPAPVHTPGMKTIEDVAKFLGVSPKNKMKTLALMATDAGAEAGKPREIPVVAFLRGDHSLNEAKLSAAIGTADFRPMHPEEIQEVFGSPAGFLGPIGSENLHYREVRAKVLVERALLGRKNLIAGANQQDYHLRNVTPQRDFPVADHQWADLRAVEAGEGCPNCGTPLKVAKAVEIGHIFKLGYKYSESMGARVLDNDGKEVTPIMGSYGIGIERILTAAIEENHDNDGFFLPPQIAPFEVVVTPINVADEKLRSVAHEIAAKLEQAGHDVLLDDRDERPGVKFKDADLVGIPFRVNVGSKKVAEGKVEVFHRSTRKSEDASIPEIIDIMENLLRNGQ; encoded by the coding sequence ATGTATCGCTGGTCGCAATTATTCATTCCCACGCTGCGCGAAGCCCCGGCCGAGGCCGAGGTCGCCAGCCACAAGTACCTGCTGCGCTCGGGCTACGTCCGCCAGCTCGCCGCCGGAATCTACTCATATCTGTTTCTCGGTCAGCGTGCCATGCTCAAGATCACGCAGATCGTGCGCGAGGAAATGGACAAGATCGGCCAGGAGTTCTACCTGCCCGCGCTGCACCCGGCGGATATCTGGCAGGAGAGCGGGCGCTGGCAGGTGATGGGCGACAACATGTTTCGCCTGAAAGACCGCAAGGGCGCCGACCTCTGCTTGGGCATGACGGAAGAAGAGGTCATGACCTCGATCGCGCGCCGCGAACTGCGCAGCTACAAGCAGCTTCCGCAGATTTGGTATCAGATCCAGTCCAAGTTCCGCGACGAGCCCCGCCCCAAGTCCGGCCTGTTGCGCGTGCGGCAGTTCACCATGAAGGACTCGTACTCCTTCGATCTCGATCCCGCCGGGCTCGACCTCTCCTACCAGAAGCACTACGATGCCTACTGCCGCATCTTTGATCGCTGTGGATTGCAGTACGTGGTGGTGGAAGCGCACTCAGGCGCCATGGGCGGCTCGCAGTCGCACGAATTCATGGTGTACACCGACGCGGGCGAGGACTTCGTCGTGAGTTGTCCGAACTGCCGGTACGCGGCCAACCTGGAGAAGGCGACCTCGCGGCTCGATGTGGTGGAAGACTATCCCGACGTCGGCGATGGCAAGCCTGCCCCGGTGCACACGCCGGGGATGAAGACGATTGAAGACGTCGCCAAGTTTCTCGGCGTCTCGCCTAAGAACAAGATGAAGACGCTGGCGCTGATGGCCACCGACGCCGGCGCCGAAGCGGGCAAGCCACGCGAAATCCCCGTCGTCGCATTTCTGCGCGGCGATCACTCGCTCAACGAGGCGAAACTGTCGGCCGCGATCGGCACTGCCGACTTCCGCCCCATGCATCCGGAGGAGATCCAGGAAGTGTTCGGCTCGCCTGCCGGGTTCCTCGGGCCGATCGGCTCGGAGAACCTGCATTACAGGGAAGTCAGGGCAAAGGTGCTAGTGGAGCGCGCGCTGCTGGGGCGCAAGAACTTGATCGCCGGTGCCAATCAGCAGGACTACCACCTGCGCAACGTCACGCCGCAGCGCGATTTTCCGGTCGCTGACCATCAGTGGGCCGACCTGCGCGCGGTGGAAGCGGGCGAGGGCTGCCCGAACTGTGGAACGCCGCTCAAGGTCGCCAAGGCGGTGGAGATCGGGCACATCTTCAAGCTCGGCTACAAGTACTCGGAGTCGATGGGCGCGCGCGTACTCGACAACGACGGGAAAGAGGTCACGCCCATCATGGGCAGCTACGGCATCGGCATTGAGCGCATCCTGACTGCCGCCATCGAGGAAAACCACGACAATGACGGCTTCTTCCTGCCGCCGCAGATCGCGCCGTTCGAGGTCGTTGTCACGCCCATCAACGTGGCCGACGAAAAGCTGCGCTCCGTGGCCCACGAGATCGCTGCCAAACTCGAGCAGGCCGGCCATGACGTGCTGCTCGACGACCGCGACGAGCGCCCGGGCGTGAAGTTCAAGGATGCCGATCTGGTCGGAATTCCGTTCCGGGTCAACGTCGGCAGCAAGAAGGTCGCGGAGGGAAAAGTCGAGGTGTTCCACCGCTCGACACGTAAGTCTGAGGATG